One genomic segment of bacterium includes these proteins:
- a CDS encoding aspartyl protease family protein, with translation MKTLSLKKAVCYFIIILLFLSCADILSQTIPIKLERNKTILPVTIEGIGPLNILFDSGMSFDGLMIYNPDLRDSIKLRKMIEVKMPGAGGGEPSTALMDDSASFFVGDLEFKNQKVIVLQNDIYKGFPTDGIIGYSILGHYATELDFDKNIMILHDSKKINPDNSWERIPLYFKNNTIPWIDISISVKGEDPIKLSTYIDCAAGDAILLLKRQEMKFTLPDNLEPVHLGRGLSGDIYGEKGSISKLIIGSYELDEVTAMVAPAEIRSKQKGADAIIGNDALRRFNLIFNYENKTLYVKPNKYFKEKFK, from the coding sequence TTGAAAACACTATCTCTTAAAAAAGCGGTCTGTTACTTTATAATAATTTTACTTTTCCTTTCTTGTGCAGATATCTTATCACAAACAATTCCGATAAAGCTTGAACGAAATAAAACAATACTTCCGGTAACCATTGAGGGCATCGGTCCGTTAAATATACTATTTGACTCTGGAATGTCGTTCGACGGTCTGATGATTTATAATCCTGATCTTAGGGATTCAATTAAATTGAGGAAGATGATAGAAGTCAAAATGCCCGGTGCTGGCGGTGGCGAACCATCAACAGCATTAATGGATGATTCCGCAAGTTTTTTCGTTGGTGATCTTGAATTCAAAAATCAAAAAGTTATCGTTCTGCAAAATGATATTTACAAAGGATTCCCAACTGATGGCATAATTGGTTATTCAATATTAGGTCACTATGCAACAGAGCTTGATTTTGATAAAAACATAATGATTCTTCATGATTCAAAAAAAATAAACCCGGATAACAGCTGGGAAAGAATCCCTCTGTATTTCAAAAACAATACTATCCCATGGATAGATATTTCAATATCTGTAAAAGGTGAAGACCCAATTAAACTTTCGACCTATATTGACTGTGCAGCTGGCGATGCAATTTTATTGCTCAAAAGACAGGAAATGAAATTCACTCTGCCGGATAATTTAGAACCTGTTCATCTGGGTCGCGGTTTAAGCGGTGACATTTATGGTGAAAAAGGAAGTATATCAAAATTAATTATCGGTTCATATGAATTGGATGAAGTCACTGCAATGGTAGCTCCGGCTGAAATTCGCTCAAAGCAAAAAGGTGCTGATGCAATTATTGGCAACGATGCATTAAGAAGATTTAACCTGATTTTTAATTACGAAAATAAGACGCTCTATGTTAAGCCGAATAAATATTTCAAGGAAAAGTTCAAATAG